The Enhydrobacter sp. sequence CTTCACACGGGAGCCGCGCAGGCTCGGCGCCAGCACCCTAGGCGTGTTTCCGATCGGCCTCGGCTGCATGTCGCTCTCGGGCGCCTACGGCAAGAGCGACGATGCCGAAGGCATGCGCGTCATCCATCATGCGATCGACCGCGGGATCACGTTGCTCGACAGCTCCGACATGTACGGCTGGGGCCACAACGAGACTCTGCTGGGCAAGGCCCTCGCGGGCGGACGCCGCGCCGGGCTCGTGCTGGCGACCAAGTTCGGCCAGACGCAGCGGCCGGGCGGCGCCAACGGAGTCGACGGCCGGCCGGAATATGTGAAAGCCGCCTGCGAGGCGAGCCTCGGGCGCCTGGGCGTCGAGGTGATCGACCTCTACTATCAGCACCGTGTCGACCCGGCGGTGCCGATCGAGGAGACGGTGGGGGCGATGGGCGAGCTGGTGACGGCCGGCAAGGTTCGTGCCCTTGGCCTGAGCGAGGCGCGGCCGGAAACCATCCGCCGCGCCCACGAGACCTTTCCCATCGCCGCGGTGCAGAGCGAATATTCGCTCCTCTACCGCGAGCAGGCCGAGGAGACGCTGCAGACGACGCGCGAGCTCGGCATCTCTTTCGTCGCCTACTCGCCGCTCGGACGCAGCCTGCTGACGGGTTCGGTGCGACACGCCTCCGACATCCCCGAAGGCGACGGCCGCGGTCGCCATCCCCGCTTCGCGAAGGACAATCTCGCGCGCAATCTCGAGCTCGTGTCGGCGGTCGAGGCCATGGCGAAGGCCAAGGGCTGCACGCCGGGGCAGGTCGCGCTGGCCTGGCTGCTGGCGCAGGGGCCGGACATCGTGCCCATTCCGGGCACCAAGCGCGTCGATCGCGTCGATCAGAACCTGGGCGCGCTCGATGTTGCCCTCTCGCCCGATGACGTCGCAGCCCTTTCCGCCGCCCTGCCGCCGGGCGCGGCGGCCGGCACGCGCTACGCCGAGGCGCAGCTCAAGGCCGTCTATCTGTAGCGGAGTCCGCCATCCCGACGACGGATCCCGGCGGCAGCCGCCGCCTTGCCACCATCCTGTTCGCCGATATCGCGGGCTACAGCCGGCTGATGCACGCCGACGAGGAGCAGACCCTCACCGACCTGCAGGGCCATCTCGTCGAGCTGGTCGGTCCGGTCGTCGAGCGTTTCCACGGCCGGATCGTGAAGACCCTGGGCGACGGGCTGTTCGCCGAGTTCGCCAGCACGGTCGAGGCCCTGCGTGCGGCGGTCGAGCTGCAGCGCGGCATGACGGAGCGCAATGCCGGCGTCGCGGCGGATCGGCGGCAGACCTTCCGCATCGGGCTGCATCTGGGCGATGTGATCCTCTCCAACGAGGACGTGTTCGGCGACGCGGTCAACGTCGCGGCCCGTCTGCAGGCCCTGGCCGAACCGGGCGCCATTGCACTCTCGAGCAGCGTCTACGAGCAGGTGAGGGACAAGGTCTCGCTGCCGTTTCGCGATATGGGCCGCCGCAATCTCAAGAACATCGACCGGCCCGTACACGTCTATTGTCTCGAGCGGGGCGCGGCGACTGCCCGGTCGATCCGGCCGGTGCGCCGGTGGCGTCTGATCGGCGCCGCTGTCGCCATCGTGATCGCGCTGGCAGCGGGCGGCTATTTCCTGGCGCCGTTCCTCGGCGCCCTGCACCGCGCGAGCCCTTCGCTGCGGACGATGTCCGAAAACCCGTCGGTCGCCGTCCTTCCGTTCGCCAACCAGGCCGGCGGTGCCCGCGACTATTTCTCGGACGGCCTGACCGAGGACATCACGGCCGCTCTCGGCCGCTTCCGGGAGCTCACCGTCATCGCGCCCGCGGCCGTCCTGCCCTATCGCGACAAGCCGTTGCCGCTTGCCGAGCTCGGCCGCGCGCTCAATGCCCGCTACCTCGTGAGCGGCAGCGTCCGGCGCATGGATCCGCGCGTGCGCGTCGGCGTGCAGCTCACCGACGCCACGACGGGCGTGCAGCTCTGGGCCGACCAGTATGACGACCAGCTCGTCGACATCTTCGAGGTACAGCAGCGTATCGCCCGCAATGTCGCCGGCATGCTGGCCACGAACCTGCATCAGATCGCCCTGCAGCGAAGCCTGCGCAAGCCGACGGGCAATCTCGACGCCTATGACCTGCTGCTGCGAGCGCGCTCGATGGCGGCGAGCGGAACCCGCGCCGGCAATCGCCATGCGCGCGAAGCGCTGGAACGTGTGACGCAGATGTCGCCCGGCTATGCCGACGCGCATGCCGAGCTGGCCGCCGCCTACCTGCAGCGCATCGCCTTCGGCTGGTCTGAATTTGCCGCGCAGGATGTCGGGACGGCGATCCACGAGGCCCAGAGAGCAGCCGACATCGACGGCGAGAATGTGCTGGCGCACAGCGTGCTCGCCCGCGCCTACACGATCCAGCAGAAATACGACCTCGGCCTGGCAGAGGCCGATCGCGCCCTTCAGCTCAATCCGAGCGACACCGACGCCCTCGCCGCGCGCGCCGAGGTGCTGCTGTGGACCGGTCATATCGACCAGTCGATCGAGGCGGCGGAGCTCGCGCGCCGCCTCAACGACGATGTGGGGCCGGAGGCGGCTCTCAATCTCGGCCTCGCCTACCTTCTCGCGCGCCGCTATTCCGATGCCATCACGCTTCTAGAGACGGCGCGGGCGCGCTATCCGACCTACCCGCTGCTCGACTTCCCGCTCGCCGGTGCCTACGCGGAGGTCGGTCGCGCGGCCGACGCGACCAGTGCCCTGGCAAACGGACTGCGCAAGGACCCCTATCTCACGCTCGAAAGCTTCGGCACGCGCTTCCAGGACGGAGCCCTGAGAGCGCGTGTCGTGGAAAGCCTGCGCAAGGCGGGGCTGAGATGATCAGTGGAACGCTTCGCCCCTGAGACGCTGCCAGTTCTCGGCCGCCCGTGCGGCATTGGCCTGTGGATCCTTGGCGAAGTTGGCCGGGCCGGAGGCGCCCGCGAACACATAGAGCTTTCCGTCCGAGATGATCCAGTGGTGCGGGTCGGCCTCGCGCTTCCGGCCCGCGGCCAAATTCATCGTGCAGGCGCCGCCGAACTGCGGGGCATATTTGTCGGGGTCCTGCCGGAAGAGGTCGCGATGCTGGGCGCTGGCGAAGCGGTAGCGCTGGCCGTCCCAGCTCAACTCGTAGGCTTCCGCCCCCTGAATCGGCTTGCCGTCGGTGAAGTAGGCCACCGGATCGTAGCCCTTCAATGCAAGCCGCTGACCGGTCGTCAGGGCCGGCTGGGTCGATGCCTCGCCCGCCAGGACCAGACCAACGGGAAGGGCGGCCAAAGCCGCCAGCATGACGCGACGCAGGACCATGGCATTCTCCCGACGATGCCCCATACCCCACGCTGCAAATAGGACGACAAGACGGCGAAGTAAACCGTCGAGCCTCACGTTTGTTTGCGCTCGTGCGGGCATGCTCGATCATGCGTTCGGCGCTCTACGGCGTGTTGTTTTGCTGCTCGGATGCTGCCGCCGGATCCACGATTTCATCATTGACGCGTCCGTTCTTCCCTATCGATAGTCCGCGCCGAAAGTTCGGGAGGAGAAGCATGGCGGTCTCACGGCGCGACTTGCTGACCTTGGGTTCCTTCGCCCTTGCCACAGCGGGCTTTGCGCGAGCGGGGAGGGCGGACACATTCCCCTCGCGGCCGATCCGCTGGATCATTCCCTTCGCGCCGGCCGGAAATTACGACGTGACCTCGCGCCTGGTGGCCGATCCGATGGGCCATGCGCTCGGCCAGACGGTCCTCGTCGACAACCGCCCGGGTGCGGGCGGCGTCGTCGGCCTCGAGGCGGCCGCCAACGCGCCGGCCGATGGCTACACGATCGTGATGGCAAGCTTCAGCGTGATCTATATCGCGCCGCTCATGGCGGGCAAGCAGCCGCTTCTTTCCACGTTCACACCGGTCAGCATGCTCACCACCGTTCCGACGCTCGTCGTCGCACGGTCCGACAGCCGCTTCGCCGACATGCGCGCGCTGCTCGACGAGGCGCGGAGCAAGCCCGGCACTGTGACCATCGGCCATTCGGGCAACGGCACCACCAATCACGTCGCCATTCTTCGCCTGCAGGTGAACGAGAAACTCAACTTCAACGTCATCCCCTACCGCGGCTCGGGGCCGGGCCTGAACGACCT is a genomic window containing:
- a CDS encoding YHS domain-containing (seleno)protein; amino-acid sequence: MVLRRVMLAALAALPVGLVLAGEASTQPALTTGQRLALKGYDPVAYFTDGKPIQGAEAYELSWDGQRYRFASAQHRDLFRQDPDKYAPQFGGACTMNLAAGRKREADPHHWIISDGKLYVFAGASGPANFAKDPQANAARAAENWQRLRGEAFH
- a CDS encoding adenylate/guanylate cyclase domain-containing protein, giving the protein MFADIAGYSRLMHADEEQTLTDLQGHLVELVGPVVERFHGRIVKTLGDGLFAEFASTVEALRAAVELQRGMTERNAGVAADRRQTFRIGLHLGDVILSNEDVFGDAVNVAARLQALAEPGAIALSSSVYEQVRDKVSLPFRDMGRRNLKNIDRPVHVYCLERGAATARSIRPVRRWRLIGAAVAIVIALAAGGYFLAPFLGALHRASPSLRTMSENPSVAVLPFANQAGGARDYFSDGLTEDITAALGRFRELTVIAPAAVLPYRDKPLPLAELGRALNARYLVSGSVRRMDPRVRVGVQLTDATTGVQLWADQYDDQLVDIFEVQQRIARNVAGMLATNLHQIALQRSLRKPTGNLDAYDLLLRARSMAASGTRAGNRHAREALERVTQMSPGYADAHAELAAAYLQRIAFGWSEFAAQDVGTAIHEAQRAADIDGENVLAHSVLARAYTIQQKYDLGLAEADRALQLNPSDTDALAARAEVLLWTGHIDQSIEAAELARRLNDDVGPEAALNLGLAYLLARRYSDAITLLETARARYPTYPLLDFPLAGAYAEVGRAADATSALANGLRKDPYLTLESFGTRFQDGALRARVVESLRKAGLR
- a CDS encoding aldo/keto reductase is translated as MTQTFTREPRRLGASTLGVFPIGLGCMSLSGAYGKSDDAEGMRVIHHAIDRGITLLDSSDMYGWGHNETLLGKALAGGRRAGLVLATKFGQTQRPGGANGVDGRPEYVKAACEASLGRLGVEVIDLYYQHRVDPAVPIEETVGAMGELVTAGKVRALGLSEARPETIRRAHETFPIAAVQSEYSLLYREQAEETLQTTRELGISFVAYSPLGRSLLTGSVRHASDIPEGDGRGRHPRFAKDNLARNLELVSAVEAMAKAKGCTPGQVALAWLLAQGPDIVPIPGTKRVDRVDQNLGALDVALSPDDVAALSAALPPGAAAGTRYAEAQLKAVYL
- a CDS encoding tripartite tricarboxylate transporter substrate binding protein, coding for MAVSRRDLLTLGSFALATAGFARAGRADTFPSRPIRWIIPFAPAGNYDVTSRLVADPMGHALGQTVLVDNRPGAGGVVGLEAAANAPADGYTIVMASFSVIYIAPLMAGKQPLLSTFTPVSMLTTVPTLVVARSDSRFADMRALLDEARSKPGTVTIGHSGNGTTNHVAILRLQVNEKLNFNVIPYRGSGPGLNDLLAGTIDCFADQLTSSMPHIRLGKFKPLMALGLKRIPELPDVPTLKEVGCKPFDGGTTAGVFVRAETPKEIVGRLNEGVIAGLADGNVQKRLHELGATVRPSTPAEFTAQLGADEANVSELLKMGVLKPT